CGACGACACGGTCAACGATGGCGTCAACACCACCATCAACCTGCGCTGATTCCGGGAGACCACCATGAAGATCGCATTTATCGGTTTGGGCAACATGGGCGCGCCCATGGCCCGCAACCTGATCAAGGCCGGCCACGCGCTGAACCTGTTCGACCTCAACCAGACGGTGCTCAAGGAACTCGCCGAACTGGGCGGCACCATCAGCGACTCGCCGCGCCATGCCGCCCAAGGCGCTGAGCTGGTGATTACCATGCTGCCGGCCGCTGCCCACGTGCGCAGCGTGTGGCTGAATGACGATGGCGTGCTCGCCGGTATCGGCAGTGGCGTGCCGGCGGTGGACTGCAGCACCATCGATCCGCAGACCGCACGCGACGTGGCCGCAGCGGCAGCCAAGCACGGCGTGGCGATGGCCGACGCGCCCGTCTCCGGCGGTACCGGCGGCGCCCAGGCGGGCACATTGACCTTTATGGTCGGCGCTACCCCGGAACTGTTCGCCACCCTGCACCCGGTGCTGGCGCAAATGGGCCGCAACATCGTGCATTGCGGTGAAGTCGGCACCGGGCAGATCGCCAAGATCTGCAACAACCTGCTGCTGGGTATCAGCATGGTGGGCGTCAGCGAAGCCATGGCCCTGGGCGATGCGCTGGGGATCGACACCCAAGTGCTGGCGGGCATCATCAACAGCTCTACTGGGCGCTGCTGGAGCTCCGACACCTACAACCCATGGCCTGGCGTGATCGAAACCGCCCCGGCGTCCCGTGGCTACACCGGCGGTTTCGGTGCCGACCTGATGCTCAAGGATCTGGGCCTGGCCACCGAAGCTGCCCGCCAGGCCAGGCAGCCGGTGATTCTGGGCGCTGTGGCTCAACAGTTGTATCAATCCATGAGCCAGCGCGGGGAGGGCGGCCAGGACTTCTCGGCGATCGTTAACAGCTATCGCAAGCCCAAATAGGTCCTGCGCAAAGGAAACTGCGTGGTGAGCAGGACCGGCCCGCTCACCACCCACCTGCTCAATCCCTCATAAGCGGAGCGATTACTCAGGCGAACACAAAATACTTACGCACAGTCTCGACCACTTCCCACGTCCCCTTCATCCCTGGCTCCACCACAAAGATATCCCCGGCCCGCAAGTGAATCGGCGCCATCCCCTCAGGCGTGATCACGCAGTAGCCTTCCTGGAAATGGCAGTATTCCCACTTCACGTACTCCACGTACCACTTGCCCGGCGTGCAGATCCAGGTGCCCATGATCTTGCTGCCGTCTTCGCTGGTGTAGGCGTTGAGGTTGACGGTGTGCGGATCGCCTTCGAGCTTCTCCCATTTGCAGGCATCCAGGACCGGCAAGGGATGGGTGTCGCGCAGTACGGTAATGGGCTTGGGCATGATGACTCCGAGGCAAGTAAACGAGAGTCGAACCCTATAGCGTCGCCAGCACCCTCAGTGGTCTGAACTCGACATCGGGATGTCCAGAAGCGCAGATGAATAGGGTGTTATTTGCACGGCGAGGTCAATGTGGGAGGGGGCTTGCCCCCGATGGCGGCGTCACAGCGGGCACCTGGATCAACTGGCTCACTGAATCGGGGGGCATCCCCCCCTCCCACATTAATTCTTGGTGTCCAGTCAAACGTTGCCAGGCGACATATTCGAGCGTGAGTAAGCCTGTTTCTCGCAGTAAGTGCGAAAGATCTCCCATCTCACGCCAGAATTCGCAAGAAAATTCACAGCAGGCCCTCGTATCATTCACCCCAGTAACGACCGAGAGCCTTGAGCATGAACCCAATAAAAACGTGGTGGGACATCAGCCCGCCCTTGAGCGCAGCCACGCCCACCTGGCCGGGCGATACGCCGTTTCAGGAAGAGCGCGTATGGCAGTTCGGCCCCGAGTGCCCGGTGAACGTCGGGCGCGTAACCTTCTCGCCGCACACCGGCGCCCATGTCGATGCGCCGCTGCATTACAGCGCGGACGGCGCGCCGATCGGTGAGGTGTCGCTGGAGGTGTACATGGGCCCCTGCCGGGTGCTGCATTGCCTGGGCAGCGGTGCGCTGGTGCAGCCTCATCAGCT
The sequence above is drawn from the Pseudomonas quebecensis genome and encodes:
- the mmsB gene encoding 3-hydroxyisobutyrate dehydrogenase, whose protein sequence is MKIAFIGLGNMGAPMARNLIKAGHALNLFDLNQTVLKELAELGGTISDSPRHAAQGAELVITMLPAAAHVRSVWLNDDGVLAGIGSGVPAVDCSTIDPQTARDVAAAAAKHGVAMADAPVSGGTGGAQAGTLTFMVGATPELFATLHPVLAQMGRNIVHCGEVGTGQIAKICNNLLLGISMVGVSEAMALGDALGIDTQVLAGIINSSTGRCWSSDTYNPWPGVIETAPASRGYTGGFGADLMLKDLGLATEAARQARQPVILGAVAQQLYQSMSQRGEGGQDFSAIVNSYRKPK
- a CDS encoding cupin domain-containing protein; translated protein: MPKPITVLRDTHPLPVLDACKWEKLEGDPHTVNLNAYTSEDGSKIMGTWICTPGKWYVEYVKWEYCHFQEGYCVITPEGMAPIHLRAGDIFVVEPGMKGTWEVVETVRKYFVFA